In one Micromonospora polyrhachis genomic region, the following are encoded:
- a CDS encoding HD domain-containing protein — MIPTYLLSLPLHAVTEVYGEEGLRQRFALEIARFDEAARAKLDRALTLAARLHRDDRRVREPYLNHLLRVAIRIICYYRVYDVDVIVAALLHDAVEDHPEALAGGQPADPTEAALRVLARDFGPRVADLVRSVTNPAYDPDRDRDEQYREHVAESLSRDPWARVIKVSDFTDNGVGVIHTTGSKIHRAATKYRPLVPILRDLVVRPDTPLDDEAKQHILDQFDLAERRFAAILQS, encoded by the coding sequence CTGATCCCGACGTACCTGCTGTCCCTGCCGTTGCACGCGGTCACCGAGGTCTATGGCGAGGAGGGGCTACGGCAACGGTTCGCGTTGGAGATCGCCCGATTCGACGAGGCCGCCCGGGCCAAGCTGGATCGGGCGCTCACCCTCGCGGCCCGGCTGCACCGTGACGACCGGCGGGTACGCGAGCCGTACCTCAACCACCTGCTCCGGGTCGCGATTCGGATCATCTGCTACTACCGGGTGTACGACGTCGACGTCATCGTCGCCGCGCTGCTGCACGACGCGGTCGAGGACCATCCTGAGGCCCTGGCCGGCGGCCAGCCCGCCGACCCGACCGAGGCGGCACTGCGGGTGCTGGCCCGCGACTTCGGCCCGCGGGTGGCGGACCTGGTCCGGTCGGTTACCAACCCGGCGTACGACCCGGACCGGGACCGGGACGAGCAGTACCGCGAACACGTGGCGGAGAGCCTGAGTCGGGACCCGTGGGCTCGGGTGATCAAGGTTTCGGACTTCACCGACAATGGCGTCGGCGTGATCCACACGACCGGCTCGAAGATCCACCGGGCGGCCACCAAGTATCGGCCGCTGGTGCCGATTCTGCGTGACCTGGTGGTGCGGCCGGACACTCCGCTCGACGACGAGGCGAAGCAGCACATTCTGGACCAGTTCGACCTCGCCGAGAGGCGCTTTGCCGCCATCCTCCAGTCCTGA
- a CDS encoding PRC-barrel domain-containing protein encodes MPADLPTPADRLPPADRLPPANHSTSADHQAPAGQPLRVSDLLGRRTVDAAGRYLGRVVDVVTELDEQGRPALTAAVVVRGPWGRLLGYDRDQVRGPWLLETLARRILRRTMTRVTWTELIWQHPPSSDPIAPGR; translated from the coding sequence ATGCCGGCTGACCTGCCCACCCCGGCCGACCGCCTGCCTCCGGCCGACCGCCTGCCTCCGGCCAACCACTCGACTTCAGCCGACCACCAGGCTCCGGCCGGGCAGCCGTTGCGGGTCAGTGACCTGCTCGGTCGGCGGACCGTGGACGCCGCCGGCCGTTACCTCGGTCGGGTGGTGGATGTCGTCACCGAACTCGACGAGCAGGGCCGGCCGGCGCTGACCGCCGCAGTGGTCGTACGCGGCCCATGGGGGCGGTTACTCGGCTACGACCGGGACCAGGTCCGGGGACCGTGGCTACTCGAAACCCTCGCGCGGCGGATCCTGCGCCGGACAATGACCCGGGTCACCTGGACCGAGCTGATCTGGCAGCATCCGCCATCATCCGACCCGATTGCCCCTGGACGGTGA